In the Corynebacterium jeikeium genome, GCCTCGAACTTTTCCTCCCCGCCGAGGACGACCGCGACCAGCACACGGGAGATCAGGGAGGTCTTGCCACCGGGAGCCAGGCGCTTCTCCGTGAGAACCGTCTGAGCGCCGTCGGCGGCGGGGGTGAGCTCGAAGCGCCAGCGCGTGCCATTCAAAGGGATTTTGAACTCGAAGACCTTCTCCGGCACGACCTCTGTGACGACCGCCCAGGTGGGCCACCAGAGCAGGCCCTGGCGGTTGAAATTGATGGTAACGGTGCCTGGGGCTGGGACGGCCGCGCTACCCGTACCGACTGCGTTGGCTGTGCGGCTCTTGCGACGCGGCAGCAGGATCATCTTCTTGCACTGCGGGCTGCGGTCACCCATCGCTGACAGGTCGGTAACCCGCTGCCAGACCTTGCTGGTGGGTGCGTTGACGGTGATGCTGGCGGAAATCTCCGGAGCTGCCATGGTTGTAGTGCCTTTCGTCGGGGGAACGCCTTGTCGGTGGGACGTCCCGTCAGGGAATCGTCCTGTCAGTCTTGTCAGGGGAACGTCTTACTAGGGGAAGTTTTGTCGCCGCAACTAGCGGTGGTTCCACACTACGTGCTGCAAGCTACGCATCCACCACAATTGAAGAATCCACATCGCCATGCCGGGAGCACTCCGCCGTCCAACCCATCGGATTCACCTGCACCTTCATCCGGCGCCCGCACAGCGGGCAGAAACGCGGTGGCTCCAAACCCGCCAGCGCCCCGCGACTCGCCTGCGCAAGTGCCCCGCGGCCGACGCGCAAGGTTTCGTCTGAAGTGTCGAGTGGCTGGCCCGTATGGGCGTCATATAAAGGGGTACCGCCCAAGACAAACAGGGCGGTGAGTTCGCTTAGAGGCATCGAGGATGTCACGGTGTGCCTACAGGGTCGCGTTCAGAGCCTTGATCGGCAGCTGCAGCTTGCCGAGCATATCCACGTCGCGCTCGGCGGGGCGGCCCAGCGTGGTCAGGTAGTTGCCCACAATGACGGCGTTGATGCCTCCCAACAGACCCTTCTCCGCGCCCAGGTCGCCCAAGGTCAGCTCGCGGCCTCCCGCGAAGCGCAGCAGCTGGCGGGGGAGAGCCAGGCGGAACGCGCCGATGGTGCGCAGGGCATCGTTGACCGGCATGGGCTCGAGGTCCGCGAAAGGAGTGCCCGGGCGGGGGTCGAAGAAGTTCAGTGGAACCTCCGTGGGATCGAGGTTTTGCAGGTCGATGGCGAACTCCGCGCGCTGCTCGACGGTCTCGCCCATGCCGACAATGCCGCCACAGCAGACCTCCATGCCCGCGTCGCGGACCATCTCCAGGGTGGAGGTGCGCTCCTCCCAGGTGTGGGTGGTGACAACCTCCGGGAAGTAGCTCTTGCAGGTCTCCAGGTTGTGGTTGTAGCGGTGCACGCCGAGCTCCTTTAGGCGATCGACCTGCTCCTGGGTGAGGATGCCGATGGAAGCCGCAATGTTGATGTCGACCTCCGCCTGGATGGCGGCGATGGCCTTGGCCATCTGGTTCATCAGGTCCTCGTCGGGGCCCTTCACGGCGGCGACGATGCAGAACTCCGTGGCGCCGGTCTTCGCGGTCTGCTTTGCGGCCTCGATCAGCTGGGCGATGTCCAGCTGGATGGAGCGAACCGGGGACTCGAACAGGCCCGACTGAGCGCAGAAGTGGCAGTCCTCGGGGCAGCCGCCGGTCTGCAGGGAAATAATGCCTTCCATCTCCACGGCATCGCCGCACCACTTCAGGCGGACCTGGTGGGCCAGCTCCAGTAGCTCGTCCAGGTGCTCGTCGCCGAGCTGCAGAACCTGGAGGGTTTCCTCGTAGTTCAGGGGCTCGCCGTTTTCCAGCACCTTCGTGCGGGCGAGGTTCAGGATTTCTGGGGTTGCTGGGGTTCCGGTGGGCTGCTTCGTCTCAGCGGTAGTCATCGTCAGTCTCCTCAAAGCTCTTGTGAAACTTCTCGTGCAAGTTATGGGGGCGTATCAGTCTTGAGCGTTAGGCTTGACGCCAGTCTTGAACGCTGTTTAGTTTCACATGCTAACGTACCGAGATCGCGACGTGTGACATACCGGGGTTGGGCGTGTGGTTCGGGGGTATGGGCGCGTGGCGCCAGGGGGGGATGTCCCAAATCTTCCACTCTGTTTTTATAACTAATCTATTTGTGCAGGTCAGGCAATTATGACTATTGGGCTGCAAGTGTGCTTTTTGGCGAAAGTGGAAGATTTGGGACATTGGCACTGTAGCCCGCTCGCGACCGTGGAGCCTGTGGGGCATCAGGGGTGCATGTGGCGTGAGTGGCGTGGGCGGTTCCGGCGCTGTGGAGGCTATGCGGTGGATGTCATGCGGCGGAGGCTGCGTGGCGCATGCCGCCAGGTGTAGGTCGCACGGTGAAAGTGGCACGGTGGATGCCACACGGTGCAGGGCAAAAGAAAAGTGGCGCCCCGCGTAGGGGTGCCACTGTTGCCGGCTCAGCCCAGTTCTAGGCGTGCTCGTCGGCCTGCTGCTTCGGAGGCTGAACGGTCCACTCCGGCGGAACGTCCTTGCCGGACTCCTCGTCCTGCTCTGCCTGCTCGGCCGTCTCCTGGACGATGCCCTTGGCGTGGTGGCTCGGTGCGTAGACCGCGTACACCTGCATCGGCTCGTCACCGGTGTTGATGATGTCGTGCCACACACCAGCCGGAACCTGCACAGCCCAGCCGTCGGAAACTTCCTGCTGGATGGTCATGTTGTCCTTGTCAGGCCCCATGATGCACTTGCCAACACCTGCGTCTAGGCGCAGGAACTGGTCGGTATCGTGGTGAACCTCCAGGCCAATGGAATCGCCGGGGGCGATGGACATGAGGGTCACCTGCAGGTACTTGCCCGTCCATGCGGTCGTGCGGTAGTTCGTGTTCTCTCGGGTGGCAGTTTCAAGGTCAAAGACATTGGCCTCTGGTCCGTTGTCTACGATCTTCATGATGCTCCTTCCGGTTCGACATCCTTCACTTCCCAGTGTAGGCCGATTTTCCTGGGCCTTCAGGCGCTCGCCAGCCTGCCGCCACCGCAATGCTGTAACGCCGAAGCCGTAACGCTGTAACACTGGGGGCATGGCTACTTCTGACATTTATTGGAAAGCTAACCCCGGCCGCCCTGGGGCTTGGGAGGTCGCGGGCCTGCGCTGGCTCGCCGAAGCCCCGGGTGGCGCCCCGGTTGTTTCTGTTCACGAGCACGATGCTCGTGGGTTGGGGATCGATCGGGTAGAGCCGATGACGCCCACACGCGCCATGGCCGAGGATTTCGGCCGAAAGCTGGCGGCCACGCATGCCGCGAGGGCGCCCCATTTCGGGTTCTCGCCGACGGGGGAGTCCGGATTCCAAGGCCCCAACGACAACCTCTTGGAGCTGCCTCTGAAACCTTTCGAAAGCTGGGGAGAGTTCTACGCGGACGTGTGCTTGTCTCCGCTGGTTGCGCGGGTATTCGGTGGAGGCGCCTCGGCAGCCGGAACCGCGAGCGCCAAAAGTGCGAGCGCTGGAGGTGCGGCAGCCGGAACCGCGAGCGCTGGCGCGGATATTCCCGCCGAGGTCACCCGGCTGCTGGAGGCTCTGCGCGCCGGGCAGCTGGACGATAGCACACCCCCGGCCCGCATCCACGGTGACCTGTGGGCGGGAAATGTGCTGTGGGGGAAGGTGGCGTCAAGAAGTAAAGAAGGAGCAATCCTCATCGACCCGAGCGCGCATGGCGGCCATCCGCGCGCGGACCTGGCGGCGCTGCGGCTCTTCGGCGCGCCGCACCTGAGCAGTATCGAGGGCGCGTATTTCGAGGCCAGCCCGTACGTGGATGGATGGGGGACGGGTGCGCAGAGCGTGGATCTGCACCAACAGCACCTGCTGTGGCTGCACGCGGCGGTGTTCGGCGGCGGTTATGTCGGGGAGGCCGTCGCGGGCGCAGGGCGCGTGGTGCGCGAGTTGTGACGTGCGGGCGGGGCGCGTGGCGCGCGAGTTGTGACGCGCCGGAGCTGCTGGGTGCGAGCTAGGTGTCGCCACCGCCAGCGGAAGTGCTGTAGGGAAGCCGACAGAGTACAGTCATAGTTCGGACAAAATCGCATAATTTGCTTTTCTAATTTTTCGTGAAGGAGTTTCTTCAGCGTGAAGAGAACATTCTCTATCGCCATGGCCTTCGTCGGGTTGACCGTCGGCGCGGGCTTCGCCACCGGCCAAGAAGTGATCCAATACTTCATTTCCTTTGGCCTCAACGGCATTTGGGGTGCGGTGCTGGCCGGCATCGTCATGACCCTCGCCGGTAGCGTGATCCTGCAGGTCGGCAGCTACTTCCTGGCTGACGAGCACCGCATGGTGTTCCGCAACGTCGCGCACCCCATCGTCTCGCGGTTCTTGGATGTCTCCGTGACGATCACCCTGTTCGCCGTCGGTTTCGTGATGCTCGCCGGCGCGGGCTCCAACCTGGAGCAACAGTTCGGCCTCCCCGCCTGGGCGGGCGCGCTGCTAATGACGGGCGTGGTGCTGGCCGCCGGAATGCTGGACGTGGAGAAGGTCAGCCAGGTCATCGGCGCGCTGACCCCGCTGATCATCATCGCCGTGGTCTTCGCCTTCGTGTACACGATGATCAACATGCCCTCCGACACTTCGCACCTGAGCGAGATCGCGATGGCGGAAGAGTCGCCGGTTTCCCCGTGGTTCGTCTCCGCCCTGAACTACAACGGCCTGGCGCTGCTGCTGGGTGTTTCCATGTCCCTGGTGATTGGCGGTAACTACGCCTCCCCGAAGGAGGCCGGTCTCGGCGGCCTGATGGGTGGTGTGCTGTACACCGTCATGCTGATCATCGCCGCGATCACCCTGTATCTGAACATCGAGACCGTCCAGGGCAGCGATGTGCCGATGCTGGCGATGATGGACGACATCAGCCCGGTGCTGGGCGTGATCATGGCGATCATCATCTTCTTCATGATCTTCAACACTGCGATCGGCATGTTCTACGCGCTGGGTAAGCGTCTGACCGCCAGCACCGACAAGTCCTTCCGCCCGGTGTTTGTCGTGGTGACGCTCATTGGTTACGGCATCAGCTTCGTGGGCTTCGATACCCTCATGACCTATGTCTACCCGGTCATCGGCTACATCGGCCTGGTGATGATCATCGTGATGATCGCCTGGTGGCTCCGCTCTCGTGCCCGCATCTTCGCAGAGTCTAAGCGCCGCGACCGCATCCACGAGCTCGCCCACGCCCGCGAGCACGACGATGAGGAGTACACCGACGAGGATCGCCAGGAGATGCGCAAGCTGGTCGGCGAATCCAACATCGAGGACAAGGAGCTGCACAAGACCATCACCGATGAGGTGAAGAGCGAGATCCCGGACGAGGAGCTCGAAAAGTAGTGCACCCTGCGCGCCCGCACTACGCACCACGCGCCCGCACTGCACACCCGCGCACCACGCGCCCGGTGCGCCGTGCCATCTACCTGGGCGTACAATGAGTATCCATGTTTGGCGGGATGCATGAATCACTCACGACGGTTGCGATAAGCGCGGCGGATTTCACCCCGCCGCAGGGGTGGGGGCCGGTGCTGAAGGAACAGCTCGGCATTGATCTGTGGCGCATCCCGGTGGTCATGGTCGCCGCCGTCGGTATCTACCTGACGTTCCTGGTGGCAGTGCGGCTGTTCGGGCAACGCATCCTCAGCCCGCTGGGCGGCTTCGATGCTGTCGTTATTTTCATGTTTGGCGCAGTGGCGGGCCGTACTGTTCTGGGCCACCCGCCGTCACTGGCCGCGGGCGTGATCGGCCTGCTCACCCTCATGGGCATGGAGGCTCTCTTCGGCGCCGTACAGGACGTCGTGGCCTTGCGCCGCACCATCAACCCGCCGCCGACGGTGTTGATCGCCCATGGCGAGGTGTTGGAGGGGACTCTGCAGCGCAACCACATCACCGAGACCGCGATCGCTACGGCCGCGCGCAAGGCGGGGGTACGCGACTTTAGCGAGGTCGCGTGCATGATTCTGGAATCCAACGGGTCGATCTCTACCCTGCGTGCGGGGCAGAAGATCGACCCGGATTTGTTGCTGGGGGTCGAGGGCGCCGAGAAGGTTTTGTGACGCCCCCTCGTCCCACCGAACCTTAAGCGTTCAGCACCGGGTGCAGTCGCTTCATGGTCCAGGTTTGCTGGCTGCGGGCCGATAGCGTGGTGACCAGGAAGCAGCCGAGGCCGACGAGGAAGAGTACTCCCACTGCGATCGGTAGGCGTTCGTCGTAGAAGCCGTAGATCAACTGTCTGAAGCCGTTGACCGTGTACGTCATTGGGTCGAACGGATGCAGGAATTGGAAGAACTTGTTTTGTGTCTCGACTGGATAGAGGCCTCCCGAGGCGACGATCATCAACATGAGCACCGCTAGGGCTGTCACGCGGCCTGGTCCGGGGCCGAGGAACGCGATGAACATTTGGTTCATCAGCATCCACACCATCGCCACGAGGGCTGCGAAGAGGAATAGACCCGGCAGGTTATCGACGTCCATGCCCACGCCCCAGACGGTCACGCCGACCACGACGGCTGCCTGGCCGATGGCGAGTAGGCCGGTCGGCAGGAAGCCGGAGAGTGCCGCACGCCAGGAGTGCACACCAGAGTTGACGGTACGGGCCTGCAGCGGCTTGATCATCACGTAGACCATGATGCCGCCGATGAACAGCGCCATGCTGAAGAAGAACGGTGCCATGCCGGCGCCGAAGGTGTGGTTGCCGGAATCGTTGTCGCTCTTCAGGTCCACCGGCCCGCCGATGGTGGAGGCAGTGGCCAGGCGCTGGCCATCATTCCACTTCGGAACTTGCTTGGCGCCGTCGGAGAGCTTGGTGTGGAGTTCGGAGGCGCCATCGTCCAACTTGGCGGTGCCATCCTTGGCCTTGCCGGTGCCCTCGGTGAGCTTGTCCGCACCGTCTTTGAGCTTGGTGTTGCCGTCGTCCAGCTTGATCACGCCGTCCTTCAGCTTGCCTGCGCCGTCGGAGGCTTCGCCCATCTTTTCATCCAGCGTCTGCGCGCCGTCGTTGAGCTTGTTCACGCCGTCCTGCAGCTGTTTGAACTGGCCCGGCAGGCCCTTCAGCTCGGTCACGCCGTGTCGCAGCGGCGCATTCGGGTCGTTGAGCTGGTAGGACAGCTGTGCGCTGCCGTCAGCCAGGCGCTTCAGATCCGATGCGTTCTGCGACTTCGGGCCGAGGCCCTGCGTTTCCAGGGCGAAGGCGACCTTGTCCAGCTCGTCGGCTGCGGTGATGGCGGCGGGCACGCCGGTGCCGCGCAGGTCGCGGGAGAGCCCACGCAGGTTAGCCGCGTGGTCGCCCTGGGCCTTGGTCACGCCGCCGAGTTTGGTGTTGAGCTGCTGCACTCCGTCGTTGACCTGGCTTGCTCCGTCGCCGAGTTTATTGACGCCATCTTCCAGCTGATTGAGCTTTCCGGCCTTGCCGTTGAGCTTGTCAGCCGCAGCGTTCACCTTCGTGGCGAGCTCGTCAGTACCGTCGGCTAGTTTCCCTGAACCGTCGTGGAGTTGGACGAGTCCGTCATCCAGATCGGTTGCGCCCTTGCGCAGCTTGCCGGAACCGTCCTTGGCGGTGGCCAGGCCGTCGGCGAGCTTGTTGGCGCCGTCGTCCAATTGGATAGACCCGTCCTTCAGTTCGGCGGTGCCGTCGGCCAGCTTGCCGGCGCCGATCGCAGCCTTCTGCATGCCGGAGCCGGCATCAACGACGCCGACGAGGACCTTGTCCACCGCTTCGGCACTGATCTTGTCGCCCACCACGCTGATGACCTCACGCATGACGTTCTGGCCGATCATGGTCGATAGGAAACCGTTGGCGTCGTTGTAAGTGCTGATGAGGTTGGCCTTCTCCGGGTTATCGGAGGTGGGGGAGGCCACGGCTTCGGAGAAATTCTCCGGCAACTCGAGGGAGAAGTAATACCGACCGGATTCCACGCCCTTGCGGGCATCTTCGGCATCCGTTTCGATCCAGCTGATCTGGTCGTTGTCCCTTAGTCCCTGAATCACCTCGTCGCCGGCGCGCAGTTCCTCGCCCTCAACGTTGGTTCCCTTGTCACTGTTAACAAGTGCGACAGGCAGGCTGTTCAGGTTCCCGAAGGGGTTCCAGAATGCCCAGAGGTACAGGGCGGAGTACAGCAGCGGCATAAGCACAAGGATGACAAGTGCGGCTCGGGTGAGCCGGTTGCGCTTGAAACTACGGATTTCGCTGTTGAGTTTGAAACCGGCAAGCATTAACGGTTCTCCTTCTGCTCTGCGGTGGTGTTGTGGTTTTCGGGGAGATCCAGATCATCGAGTTCTGGGTCGTCTAGTTCTGGGTCGTACTGGTTTGGGTCGTATTGGTCTGCTTCGACTTCGGCCGGGTCAGGGTATTCGCGCAGTCCCGTATGAATCGGGTGCGCGTGGCCAGCGTTGGCGTCAATTTCAATAACCTTGTGTGGCGCCACAGGTCCGACAATGGGGTTCGACGAGTTCACGATCACAGGAATGTCCTGCGATAGGCGCTCTAGCACCTGCAACAGAATTGCACGGTCGTCGTTCTCGTGCACCTGCTCGATGTCGTCCATGATCAGCAGCTCGACGGGCTTGTTGTCGGCGGGCGACAGGGCAAGGCTGATGCGCAGCATAATCTTGTCCAGGTTGTCCAGCTGGGAGATGTAGGCATCCAGCGGAGGCAGGTCGCGGTCGCCGTAAACGTGACTGCAGAAGCGCTCCAAGTCCTCCTGGGAGGCCTTGCGCACCGGCATGAACCACGGCTTCGACCAGGACAAAGACTCGGTGAGCACGTCCTGGACCGTGACGGAACGCTCCAGCAGGTCGATCTGCTCCACGCCCGCGATGGCTACGCGGGAGCGGATCGCCTTTGGCTTGGATTCGCCGAGCACGCTCAGCGAGCCGCCGGTGGGTTTCATCCGGCCAGAAAGAACTAGAGCTAGGGCCGTGCGGCCGGAGCCACCCTTGCCAAGCAGGTTGGTTAGACCCTGGTTGGGGATAGCGAAAGAAAGAGGGCCGAACACTCGGCCCTCGTCACCTTTAAGCTCGAGATCCTGGGCTTCTACTGCTAGGGAAGACATGGCTTTACCTGATTTCTGTGGGTAGGGAAGCTCGGTCTATTTCAACAGACACCCTGGACATTTTTGTAGATTTTGACGATTTCGTCAATTTCCTTCGCGGTGTGCTGCGGTGGCGCGGCAAAATAGCGCTACAGCACCCGAATCTACAAGGAATTTAGCCGGGAAGCTGTAGCGCTATTGGGGAAGGAGGTGGGCTATATCGCCGCTCCGAATACGGAGCCGACAGCGAAGGTGACCGCCAGGGCCGCCATGCCACCGATAACGATGCGCAGCACCGCGCGGGTCTTCGGTACATTACTTAGGTGAGCCGACAGAGCGCCAGTGAGCGCCAAGGCTACGAAGGTCACGCCGAAGATTACGGCGACGGGGGCGAACAGGGCGGCGGCAAACGGCAGAGCGGCACCCAAGATAAAGGAAATAAAAGATGCGATGCCCGCCGACCACGGGTTCACCAGTTGGCTCATGCCCATGGCGCGCTCGGAATCGCGCTGCGAGGAGACGGAGACGTACTCGCCGAGCGCCATGGATACGGCACCGCCTATGACGGCGGCCAGGCCGGACATGGCGATGGTCTGCGGGTTGCTGGTCGCGCCAGCCACGCCGACGAGGACCGCGGCGGTGGAGACGATGCCGTCGTTCGCGCCGAGGACGGCCGCGCGGAGGCGGTTGAGGCTCTCGCCGTGGTTGTCATCGACGTCGGCGGGCTCAGCGAGCTCGGGGTATTCGGCTGGAGCGGTCGGCGTGTGTTCGGCCTGAGTGGCTGGCGGAACCTCTGCGTGCGCGGTCACTTCAGCCGTCGGGATGGTGATAATCCCGCGTTCACATGTAGCCACGGCAGTGCAGCTGCCGTCGTAGTAGCGATCGCAGGGGCAAGATACTGAAGTGCTCATGACTCGAGTATCGCCGGGTTTGAAACCTTCCGCAAGCATTGAAAGGCTACCTTTACGCAGGTCAGGGTGCCTTTTGTTAGGTGAGGCTGGGGTTGGGGAACTAAGGATCGCGGTAGATTTTTGGGTTAGATAGTTTTGTGTTTGAGAAATGTACGTGGGTGTCGAACTCGGAGAGCTGCTCCCAGATCTTTCGTACTTCGGACTTTGTCCGAAGCTTCTTCATCTGAAGCGCGCGGAGCAAAACATCCTCAGAGTTGAACGAACGAACTTGGCGCTTCCGTGCCATCTCCTGCCCTCGGCCGTTCTGATGCCACTGCTTCAGGGATGTAAAGGGGTGGAGTCCGTCGGTTGTGGTTCCGCGGGTGCTGTATCTAGTTCTTGTTTCACCTGCTCTGAGGAAATGCCACGGGCTAGTGCGACTGCGGAAGAAGATACGACGCCCTTGCGATAGCCCTTGGTTGCGTCGGCAACCAGGCGCGGAGATGGTCGTGGCTGGTCTGAAACTAGCGCATCCGCATTGTATTGCTCCCGCCAGCCGTAGTGGGAAGCCAATTTAGGAGCGGACCATTCTTCAGATAATTCGTTGCAGACTTCCTCGCTAATCAATCCAGCCTCTTTCAGCTGGATGGCAGCTACCGAAGGGGAGACGCGGAAGTGTTGAATGATCTTGGAGAGTGTTTCGGGGGCTGCGGGAGAGAGGTTTTGAGCGATCTTCTTCACCCCATCCAAGGGGCAGAGTACGTTGCGGGCAAACGAATTGGCTCGAGTCTCCGAAGGGCTGTTTGGCTCGCATTGAGGTACCTCGGAAGATCGGTCAATATCGTCAGCCAGGATGTGTCCGACCTCGTGGGCTACAGTGAAACGTTGCCGATAAGGAGAGGTGCTTGTTCCTACGCCGATGACGATGTTGCCCGTTTGTGGATCCTTGACGGAGATTGCTTCAACGTCCGTTGGGAGAGGGCGAATGAGCAGGTCAGCATTTACGTGCTCGGTAAACGATTCGATGCGATCGATGGGATCGTCTCCAAGCTCGTAAAAGTGCCGAAATTGTTCAGCGAGGCTTTTGCCTTGCCTGGTTGGGGAGGCATTTTGCTCATAGGAGAACGCACTAGGCATCTAACACCTCGTCCAGGGTGTTTCGGAGCTCGAGGTACGGCATCAGATCGCCTTTTACTTCAGAGATGTCGATCTTCTTTGAAGAACGCGCAGCCCACTGAGCGCGCTTAGAAAGTGGAATTTC is a window encoding:
- a CDS encoding SRPBCC family protein; the protein is MAAPEISASITVNAPTSKVWQRVTDLSAMGDRSPQCKKMILLPRRKSRTANAVGTGSAAVPAPGTVTINFNRQGLLWWPTWAVVTEVVPEKVFEFKIPLNGTRWRFELTPAADGAQTVLTEKRLAPGGKTSLISRVLVAVVLGGEEKFEASLQEGIQQTIRALAREAENF
- a CDS encoding YhgE/Pip domain-containing protein, which produces MLAGFKLNSEIRSFKRNRLTRAALVILVLMPLLYSALYLWAFWNPFGNLNSLPVALVNSDKGTNVEGEELRAGDEVIQGLRDNDQISWIETDAEDARKGVESGRYYFSLELPENFSEAVASPTSDNPEKANLISTYNDANGFLSTMIGQNVMREVISVVGDKISAEAVDKVLVGVVDAGSGMQKAAIGAGKLADGTAELKDGSIQLDDGANKLADGLATAKDGSGKLRKGATDLDDGLVQLHDGSGKLADGTDELATKVNAAADKLNGKAGKLNQLEDGVNKLGDGASQVNDGVQQLNTKLGGVTKAQGDHAANLRGLSRDLRGTGVPAAITAADELDKVAFALETQGLGPKSQNASDLKRLADGSAQLSYQLNDPNAPLRHGVTELKGLPGQFKQLQDGVNKLNDGAQTLDEKMGEASDGAGKLKDGVIKLDDGNTKLKDGADKLTEGTGKAKDGTAKLDDGASELHTKLSDGAKQVPKWNDGQRLATASTIGGPVDLKSDNDSGNHTFGAGMAPFFFSMALFIGGIMVYVMIKPLQARTVNSGVHSWRAALSGFLPTGLLAIGQAAVVVGVTVWGVGMDVDNLPGLFLFAALVAMVWMLMNQMFIAFLGPGPGRVTALAVLMLMIVASGGLYPVETQNKFFQFLHPFDPMTYTVNGFRQLIYGFYDERLPIAVGVLFLVGLGCFLVTTLSARSQQTWTMKRLHPVLNA
- the bioB gene encoding biotin synthase BioB; translated protein: MTTAETKQPTGTPATPEILNLARTKVLENGEPLNYEETLQVLQLGDEHLDELLELAHQVRLKWCGDAVEMEGIISLQTGGCPEDCHFCAQSGLFESPVRSIQLDIAQLIEAAKQTAKTGATEFCIVAAVKGPDEDLMNQMAKAIAAIQAEVDINIAASIGILTQEQVDRLKELGVHRYNHNLETCKSYFPEVVTTHTWEERTSTLEMVRDAGMEVCCGGIVGMGETVEQRAEFAIDLQNLDPTEVPLNFFDPRPGTPFADLEPMPVNDALRTIGAFRLALPRQLLRFAGGRELTLGDLGAEKGLLGGINAVIVGNYLTTLGRPAERDVDMLGKLQLPIKALNATL
- a CDS encoding DUF421 domain-containing protein encodes the protein MFGGMHESLTTVAISAADFTPPQGWGPVLKEQLGIDLWRIPVVMVAAVGIYLTFLVAVRLFGQRILSPLGGFDAVVIFMFGAVAGRTVLGHPPSLAAGVIGLLTLMGMEALFGAVQDVVALRRTINPPPTVLIAHGEVLEGTLQRNHITETAIATAARKAGVRDFSEVACMILESNGSISTLRAGQKIDPDLLLGVEGAEKVL
- a CDS encoding ImmA/IrrE family metallo-endopeptidase, coding for MPSAFSYEQNASPTRQGKSLAEQFRHFYELGDDPIDRIESFTEHVNADLLIRPLPTDVEAISVKDPQTGNIVIGVGTSTSPYRQRFTVAHEVGHILADDIDRSSEVPQCEPNSPSETRANSFARNVLCPLDGVKKIAQNLSPAAPETLSKIIQHFRVSPSVAAIQLKEAGLISEEVCNELSEEWSAPKLASHYGWREQYNADALVSDQPRPSPRLVADATKGYRKGVVSSSAVALARGISSEQVKQELDTAPAEPQPTDSTPLHP
- a CDS encoding VIT1/CCC1 transporter family protein, which produces MATCERGIITIPTAEVTAHAEVPPATQAEHTPTAPAEYPELAEPADVDDNHGESLNRLRAAVLGANDGIVSTAAVLVGVAGATSNPQTIAMSGLAAVIGGAVSMALGEYVSVSSQRDSERAMGMSQLVNPWSAGIASFISFILGAALPFAAALFAPVAVIFGVTFVALALTGALSAHLSNVPKTRAVLRIVIGGMAALAVTFAVGSVFGAAI
- a CDS encoding membrane protein; this translates as MKRTFSIAMAFVGLTVGAGFATGQEVIQYFISFGLNGIWGAVLAGIVMTLAGSVILQVGSYFLADEHRMVFRNVAHPIVSRFLDVSVTITLFAVGFVMLAGAGSNLEQQFGLPAWAGALLMTGVVLAAGMLDVEKVSQVIGALTPLIIIAVVFAFVYTMINMPSDTSHLSEIAMAEESPVSPWFVSALNYNGLALLLGVSMSLVIGGNYASPKEAGLGGLMGGVLYTVMLIIAAITLYLNIETVQGSDVPMLAMMDDISPVLGVIMAIIIFFMIFNTAIGMFYALGKRLTASTDKSFRPVFVVVTLIGYGISFVGFDTLMTYVYPVIGYIGLVMIIVMIAWWLRSRARIFAESKRRDRIHELAHAREHDDEEYTDEDRQEMRKLVGESNIEDKELHKTITDEVKSEIPDEELEK
- a CDS encoding fructosamine kinase family protein; translated protein: MATSDIYWKANPGRPGAWEVAGLRWLAEAPGGAPVVSVHEHDARGLGIDRVEPMTPTRAMAEDFGRKLAATHAARAPHFGFSPTGESGFQGPNDNLLELPLKPFESWGEFYADVCLSPLVARVFGGGASAAGTASAKSASAGGAAAGTASAGADIPAEVTRLLEALRAGQLDDSTPPARIHGDLWAGNVLWGKVASRSKEGAILIDPSAHGGHPRADLAALRLFGAPHLSSIEGAYFEASPYVDGWGTGAQSVDLHQQHLLWLHAAVFGGGYVGEAVAGAGRVVREL
- a CDS encoding cupin domain-containing protein, with amino-acid sequence MKIVDNGPEANVFDLETATRENTNYRTTAWTGKYLQVTLMSIAPGDSIGLEVHHDTDQFLRLDAGVGKCIMGPDKDNMTIQQEVSDGWAVQVPAGVWHDIINTGDEPMQVYAVYAPSHHAKGIVQETAEQAEQDEESGKDVPPEWTVQPPKQQADEHA
- a CDS encoding ATP-binding cassette domain-containing protein yields the protein MSSLAVEAQDLELKGDEGRVFGPLSFAIPNQGLTNLLGKGGSGRTALALVLSGRMKPTGGSLSVLGESKPKAIRSRVAIAGVEQIDLLERSVTVQDVLTESLSWSKPWFMPVRKASQEDLERFCSHVYGDRDLPPLDAYISQLDNLDKIMLRISLALSPADNKPVELLIMDDIEQVHENDDRAILLQVLERLSQDIPVIVNSSNPIVGPVAPHKVIEIDANAGHAHPIHTGLREYPDPAEVEADQYDPNQYDPELDDPELDDLDLPENHNTTAEQKENR